GTCCGCCCAGAGCGCGAGCCCTAGGGATCTACACGGCGTTTGGGGCAAGCGGTTACACCCTCGGGCTCGTCGCCGGCGGGCTGCTCACCGGGCTCAGTTGGCGAGCGACGCTTATCACCCCTGGACCTGTGGCCTTACTCCTCGTCGCAGCGGGACTTCGCGTCATCCCCTCTTCGACGCGTGAGCGTTTCACGCTGAGCAGCTTCGACTTCGGCGGGGCGGTGACGGGCACTGCCGGTCTACTCCTCCTTGTGTACGGAATTGTCGAGGCACCATCGCATGGTTGGTCGAGCCCCTCCACGATCGGCGCACTCGCCGCGGCGGTGGTCCTGTTCGCACTGTTCGTTCTCTTGGAACGTCGACATCCGAGGCCGCTCCTACGGCTTCACCTGCTTCGATCGGCCTCCCTGGTGCACGCCAATCTCGTCGGAGGGCTCCTGCTGGGCTCGTACGTCGCGTTCCAGTTCATCCTGACGCTGTATGTGCAGAACTCGCTCGGGTGGTCACCGCTCCAGATGGCCCTCTCCTTCGCCCCATCGGGCGTGATGGCCTTCTTCGTGGCGCCGCGCGTAGGAGCCGTCGCGCCGAGATTCGGGACCGAGCGACTGCTGGTCGTTGGTCTCGCCGTCGCCGTCGTCGGCTACCTGCTATTGCTCCGTGTCAGCCCATCGATGCCCTACGTGGAGTTTCTCCTCCCCACGATCATCACAACCGGAACTGCATTCGCCATCGTTTTTCCCTCGGTCAACATCCAAGCCACGGCCCGGATCGCCAACACCGAACAGGGCGTGGCATCGGGCATCGTCAACACGAGCATGCAACTGGGCGGGGCCTTGATGCTCGCGGTCGCCACCGCCGTGCTCGGGACCTCGACGCTTGCGGCCCAGCACCGGCAGCTCCTTCCACACATGGACGCCGCGTTGACCGTCCCCGCCGTCGCAACCGGTCTCGCCCTTGCCGTAACGGTGGCACGTCTCGTCTTAGTAAGCCGCCGCTCCCACGCCGCCATCAACCCGCACGTCATGTCAACAACAACTGGCAACACAACCAAAGCAGAAGTGAAGTAGGTGGAGCACTTGATGGAAAGGTCGGCTTGTTTCGGGTGGGACGAGCATCCCCGGCGGGGCGAACCAGCACATGCTCGACGCGCCACCGTTTCTGTCGACCGGAAGCATGAGCAACCGCCAATTGACAGCCCCAACGAAGGGAGGGCCGCATGATGGCCTACAAAACCAACCAGGATCAGCGAGTCGCGGTCGTGACCGGCGGCGCCGGTGGCATAGGCAGCGCGATCGTCGCCCGGCTCGCGCCTGACCACACCGTGGTAGTCCTCGACCGAACTGGCGATTTCGCGCTCGACTTGGGCGTCGCCGACGACGTTCGCCGGGTGGCGGATCTCGTCCTCGACCGCCACGGCCGATGCGACGTGTTCGTCCACGCGGCAGCGATGTTCGCGTCCGGGCCGCTGGAGAAAATCGATCTCGATACTTGGCGCCAGGTTCAGGCGGTCAACGTCGAATCGGCCCTGCTCCTCACGCAGGCTTTCGTTCCCGGAATGCGCGAGCGCGCCTTCGGCCGGCTGATCTTCATCGTATCCAACACGTTCTGGACTCCACCGGACGGTGACATGCTTCCCTATGTGGCGTCGAAGGGCGCGTTGATCGGAATGACGCGGACCCTCGCCGTCGCACTCGGCGCCGACCGAATTGCGGTGACCGCCATCGCACCGGGACTCACTCGCACCCCGGCGAGCACTGCCCGTTCGGAGGCCGAGTTCTTCGAGACCAGGGCGCGCCAGTCGTTACCCAGAACCCTCATGCCGGACGACACCGCCGCTGTGGTGGCCATGCTCGTCCGCGACGATGCGGAGGCACTCACCGGCCAGACGCTCACGGTTGATGGCGGGCTGGTAATGCGATGAGTGCCACCTCGACCACCAGTCTCGAAGGCTTCCACGCAACAGCCACGGCCGAGCGCGCCGACCGGCTGGTGCGCGGATTCTTCGACGCCGTCAATGCGGGCGACGAAGCCGGCATCGACCAGGCCGTCGCACGATCGTTCTTGTCCTATGACAAGCACGGGGTCCGCAGCCGGACCGGGATAAAGCGCTACCACTCGGAGCTCAACGGGTCCTTCTCGGACCTGCGTTTCGACGTGCACGAGAATATCGGCGTCCTAGTCGAAGGCGATCTGGTCGCACTGCGGACCATGGTGACCGGCACCCATACCGGTGAGTACGCCGGTGTCCCAGCGACGGGCAGCCGCGTGCAGACGTCGGCCTCCCACATCTTTCGCGTCCGCGACGATCAGATCGCCGAACACTGGCCGGTCATGGACACCTACCGGATCCTGGTCGCCATCGGTGCCATCCCCGGAGTCGCGAACGTCTTCCAACGCGAGTACCTCCGAGTGGCCGAATCGCCGGGCGGATTGTTCCAGGAGCGGGTTGGCAGCCAGTTCGGCCCCCCGACCGGGCGACCCGTGACAGGCGAGGAGTCGCGAGCAGTCGTGCGCCGGCTCTACGACGGTGTGATCGCGACGGGTCGTCGCGAGGACTCCGACATGGTGGCTGACGACTACATCCAGAACTCGGGTTGGACGCCTGACGGCCGTGCCGACTTCGAAAGCGCGATCGCAATCAGTCGCAGCGCGGCACCGGACGGCCGAGCTGTGCAGACACACATGGTCGCCGAGAACAACCGGGTCGCCTCCAGGAGCGTGTGGGACGGCACGCTGCCGGGCGGCGGACCCGTTGACTTCACGACGCTCGACTTCTTTCGGATCGAGGACGGGCTCATCGCGGAGCACTGGGAGTCTGTCGATTGGACACGTGTCTACCAGTCCTTTGGACTGCTCAACGAGGAGGTGAACGATGCCTGAAGCTTCGACCGCAGCGATCGTCGGAGTCGGCAACATCGGAAGGGCCCTGGCCCGAGACCTGAGCCGGGGCAGTGACCCGATTGTTCTGGCTGGCCGCGACGCAGCCGATGCAAAAGCTCTTGCGGACGAACTCGGACCGCTTGTACGTGCAGCGTCAGTAGAAAACGCGATCGCGGACGCTGACGCCATCGTTTTCGCACTGTGGCTTGACGATATGAAGGAAGTGATCCCGCGCCACAGGCGCTTGCTCGAGGGAAAGGTCGTTGTGGACCCGTCGAATCCGGTCAGCTTCGCCACGGGCAGCCCGGTGCGTACGCTTCCCGAAGGACAGTCCTCTGCCTC
This window of the Acidimicrobiales bacterium genome carries:
- a CDS encoding MFS transporter; this encodes MLSTLLREKRPLQELGRSPAPVLGPVASRDWRAATWALLIVVSGAQLLDGLDVSMAGVAIPSIGRQLHLPASSLQWIVSGYVLGFGGFLLLGGRTSDLLGRRRVFLTALTVFGAASVIGGLVSNEFALVALRFVKGVSAGFTVPAGLSIVTTSFAEGPPRARALGIYTAFGASGYTLGLVAGGLLTGLSWRATLITPGPVALLLVAAGLRVIPSSTRERFTLSSFDFGGAVTGTAGLLLLVYGIVEAPSHGWSSPSTIGALAAAVVLFALFVLLERRHPRPLLRLHLLRSASLVHANLVGGLLLGSYVAFQFILTLYVQNSLGWSPLQMALSFAPSGVMAFFVAPRVGAVAPRFGTERLLVVGLAVAVVGYLLLLRVSPSMPYVEFLLPTIITTGTAFAIVFPSVNIQATARIANTEQGVASGIVNTSMQLGGALMLAVATAVLGTSTLAAQHRQLLPHMDAALTVPAVATGLALAVTVARLVLVSRRSHAAINPHVMSTTTGNTTKAEVK
- a CDS encoding ester cyclase; translated protein: MSATSTTSLEGFHATATAERADRLVRGFFDAVNAGDEAGIDQAVARSFLSYDKHGVRSRTGIKRYHSELNGSFSDLRFDVHENIGVLVEGDLVALRTMVTGTHTGEYAGVPATGSRVQTSASHIFRVRDDQIAEHWPVMDTYRILVAIGAIPGVANVFQREYLRVAESPGGLFQERVGSQFGPPTGRPVTGEESRAVVRRLYDGVIATGRREDSDMVADDYIQNSGWTPDGRADFESAIAISRSAAPDGRAVQTHMVAENNRVASRSVWDGTLPGGGPVDFTTLDFFRIEDGLIAEHWESVDWTRVYQSFGLLNEEVNDA
- a CDS encoding SDR family oxidoreductase produces the protein MMAYKTNQDQRVAVVTGGAGGIGSAIVARLAPDHTVVVLDRTGDFALDLGVADDVRRVADLVLDRHGRCDVFVHAAAMFASGPLEKIDLDTWRQVQAVNVESALLLTQAFVPGMRERAFGRLIFIVSNTFWTPPDGDMLPYVASKGALIGMTRTLAVALGADRIAVTAIAPGLTRTPASTARSEAEFFETRARQSLPRTLMPDDTAAVVAMLVRDDAEALTGQTLTVDGGLVMR
- a CDS encoding NAD(P)-binding domain-containing protein; this encodes MPEASTAAIVGVGNIGRALARDLSRGSDPIVLAGRDAADAKALADELGPLVRAASVENAIADADAIVFALWLDDMKEVIPRHRRLLEGKVVVDPSNPVSFATGSPVRTLPEGQSSASIVASLLPPSAHYVKAFGTLAAPSLAGAALRQPLRAVLFYATDDEVAATTAERLIRAAGFDPLKVGGLDVAGRIEMPGGDLHQFGLNGEILDLDQARAALASGIQPQ